The proteins below are encoded in one region of Apium graveolens cultivar Ventura chromosome 4, ASM990537v1, whole genome shotgun sequence:
- the LOC141721687 gene encoding disease resistance protein RPV1-like: protein MASSSSAPPLWDVFLSFYGKDTRKNFISHLYFALDQAGVQTFRDDPALEKGEAISLGLRNAIKSSKKFVVVISENYAHSSWCLDELVEILGCKKTDFQVIPIFYHVDPSHLRHQKGSFGEALDYHKKRYSGDMIDKWKSALAAIAELSGYHLKKDSNENESDIIQEIVENVAPQVLAQVLHLEEYLFGIDSAVERISEKLSIESNDVRAIGICGMGGIGKTTTAKAFYNENSNKFDISCFVENIKESSQRGGPLLSLLEQVLIELLRRKDYKVRDVQSGIRILKQILCSKKALIVLDDLNHFSHSEPLATFYNLLSAGSRIVITTRDTNLLNQLKVHISKVEIYMVKVLGQEESLKLFSYHAFKETMPLEGFRELSIKFVTYAEGLPLALKVLGSSLRGRTDSLFWKDTLEKFQKFPEKNIQNILQLSYDELGDEPVKAIFLDIVFFFVGKDKNEANHIFKSCGFFPDAGIPILVERCLLTVDSDNRFQMHNLIQDMGREVGKNRHLHWKEDAWDDLQDLEGTDKIEGLILDLTLSSEKSISAEIFEKMPKLRLLQIQGAHNIKGSFGKSFRGLRCIRWHYCPWTCLPSSFRPLKLASLDMPFSKFKTLWNGAMPLVSLKTINVSYSVDLKATPDFGDAKAVEKLLFRGCKSLRNVHASIGQLSSLSHLDLFECDNLKALPDPIGQLSKLGYMNLRGCINLKRLPEPVKHLTNLGSLELAHCSNLRRLPEQLGDMNGLKKIDASYTAIEQLPDSVSRLRKLAELKLNNCRNLRKLPEQFGNMESLWTFDASYSAIQQLPDSFGGLNKLFTLNLHGCKKLEKLPDNFGDMRGLRTFDASFSAIEQLPDSITCISAMVWLKLYSCKKLRKLPDQLGNMEGLRMFDVSRSAIEQLPDSFTCLNELVELHLSRCMKLRKLPEHFGNMEGLRTLNACYSEFEQLPDSFARLINLGELELRLGQNFGNLPDSINNMKELAYIHLSCNIRLCMPIILNLSSVQSLYLTDEGESFSSEKPFSLSQLSNLKVLTLDKCTSLGSSFPELPRDLTELRVYEYATLQQLPDLSSLKQLKSLDIQRCSKLNSLSLLPTHLRQLQISDCRSLQNLPDLSMLKNLKDLHLFRIGSSLANRVNN, encoded by the exons ATGGCTTCTTCATCTTCTGCTCCTCCTCTTTGGGACGTGTTCTTGAGCTTCTACGGTAAGGACACTCGCAAAAACTTCATTTCCCATCTTTACTTTGCTCTTGATCAAGCAGGAGTTCAAACCTTCAGAGATGATCCTGCACTTGAAAAGGGTGAAGCGATTTCATTAGGACTACGTAATGCAATCAAAAGTTCAAAGAAGTTTGTGGTGGTTATCTCAGAGAATTATGCTCATTCGTCGTGGTGCCTTGATGAGCTCGTAGAGATCCTTGGTTGTAAAAAAACTGATTTTCAGGTTATTCCCATATTTTACCATGTTGATCCATCACATCTACGGCACCAGAAAGGGAGTTTTGGAGAAGCTCTTGATTATCATAAGAAAAGGTACTCTGGTGATATGATCGACAAGTGGAAATCTGCTCTTGCTGCAATTGCAGAGTTATCAGGATACCATCTCAAGAAAGATTCAAATGA GAATGAATCAGATATCATACAAGAAATTGTGGAAAATGTGGCACCACAAGTACTTGCACAAGTATTACACCTCGAGGAGTATCTATTCGGGATAGATTCTGCTGTCGAACGGATATCTGAAAAGTTAAGCATTGAATCAAATGATGTCCGCGCTATTGGGATATGTGGCATGGGTGGAATTGGCAAAACTACGACTGCCAAGGCTTTTTACAATGAAAATTCCAACAAATTTGACATCAGCTGCTTTGTTGAAAATATAAAAGAAAGTTCACAAAGAGGCGGTCCTCTACTTTCTTTACTTGAGCAAGTCTTGATCGAGCTTCTCAGAAGGAAGGATTATAAGGTCCGTGATGTTCAAAGTGGAATAAGGATATTGAAACAGATTCTTTGTTCTAAGAAAGCACTCATTGTTCTGGATGATTTGAACCACTTTAGCCATTCAGAACCGCTAGCAACATTTTACAACTTGCTTTCAGCTGGAAGTAGAATTGTCATTACAACAAGAGATACAAACCTGCTAAATCAATTAAAAGTACATATTTCAAAAGTAGAAATATACATGGTGAAGGTGCTGGGACAAGAAGAATCACTGAAGCTCTTTAGCTATCATGCCTTCAAGGAAACAATGCCACTTGAAGGTTTCAGAGAGCTCTCGATTAAGTTTGTAACTTATGCTGAGGGTCTCCCATTAGCTCTTAAGGTTTTGGGTTCATCTTTGCGTGGTAGAACTGATTCGTTATTCTGGAAAGATACACttgaaaaatttcaaaaatttccTGAAAAGAATATACAAAATATCCTTCAACTGAGTTACGATGAATTAGGCGATGAGCCCGTGAAGGCAATATTCCTTGATATAGTATTCTTCTTTGTCGGGAAGGACAAAAATGAGGCCAATCATATATTCAAATCTTGCGGGTTCTTTCCAGATGCTGGAATACCAATTCTTGTAGAAAGGTGTCTACTAACAGTTGATAGCGATAATAGGTTTCAGATGCATAATCTTATACAAGACATGGGAAGGGAAGTTGGAAAGAACAGACACCTGCATTGGAAAGAAGATGCATGGGATGATCTGCAAGATCTAGAG GGAACGGATAAAATTGAAGGTCTTATCTTGGATCTAACCCTGTCGAGCGAAAAAAGTATCAGCGCAGAAATATTTGAAAAGATGCCTAAGTTGAGGTTACTTCAGATACAAGGTGCACATAACATTAAGGGAAGTTTTGGAAAATCGTTTCGTGGTTTAAGATGTATTCGTTGGCATTATTGTCCGTGGACGTGTCTACCTTCCAGTTTCCGGCCACTCAAACTTGCCTCACTTGACATGCCATTCAGCAAATTTAAGACATTGTGGAACGGCGCCATG CCTCTAGTGAGCTTGAAGACCATTAATGTCAGCTATTCAGTTGATCTGAAAGCGACCCCTGACTTTGGAGATGCGAAAGCGGTTGAGAAGTTATTGTTTCGTGGTTGTAAAAGCCTAAGAAATGTCCACGCATCCATTGGACAGTTGAGTAGCTTGAGCCATTTAGATTTGTTTGAATGCGACAATTTGAAAGCATTGCCTGATCCAATTGGACAATTGAGTAAACTAGGCTATATGAATTTGCGTGGTTGTATAAATTTGAAACGACTACCCGAACCTGTCAAACATTTGACTAATTTGGGGAGTTTAGAATTGGCACATTGCAGCAACCTAAGACGATTGCCGGAGCAATTGGGTGACATGAATGGCCTAAAGAAGATTGATGCAAGCTACACAGCAATTGAGCAACTGCCAGATTCAGTTAGTCGCCTGAGGAAATTGGCGGAGTTGAAATTGAACAATTGCCGGAATCTTAGAAAGTTACCCGAGCAATTTGGAAATATGGAAAGCTTATGGACGTTTGATGCAAGTTATAGTGCAATTCAGCAACTGCCAGATTCATTTGGCGGCCTAAATAAACTGTTTACCTTAAATTTGCATGGTTGCAAGAAGCTTGAAAAGTTGCCTGATAACTTTGGGGATATGAGGGGCTTGAGGACGTTTGATGCAAGTTTCAGTGCAATTGAGCAACTGCCAGATTCAATTACTTGCATTAGTGCAATGGTTTGGTTGAAATTGTACAGTTGCAAGAAGCTTCGTAAGTTACCTGATCAATTAGGGAACATGGAAGGCTTACGGATGTTTGATGTAAGTCGTAGTGCAATTGAGCAACTTCCAGATTCGTTTACTTGCCTAAACGAATTGGTTGAGTTGCACTTGAGTCGTTGcatgaagctgagaaagttacCTGAGCACTTCGGAAATATGGAAGGCTTAAGGACATTGAATGCATGCTATAGTGAATTTGAGCAACTTCCAGACTCATTTGCACGTCTGATTAATTTGGGTGAACTGGAACTGCGATTAGGTCAAAACTTTGGAAATTTGCCTGATTCAATAAACAATATGAAGGAGTTGGCCTACATCCATCTGAGTTGTAATATAAGATTATGTATGCCTATTATCTTGAACTTGTCTTCTGTTCAGAGCTTATATCTTACTGATGAAGGTGAAAGTTTCTCCTCAGAAAAACCGTTTAGCCTTTCTCAGCTTTCCAACCTAAAAGTTCTTACATTGGATAAGTGTACAAGTCTTGGGTCCTCCTTTCCCGAACTTCCTCGTGATCTTACAGAATTGAGGGTATATGAGTATGCAACACTGCAACAACTACCAGATTTATCGAGCTTAAAGCAGTTAAAGAGTTTGGATATACAGAGATGCTCTAAGCTTAATTCACTCTCATTACTTCCTACTCATCTTCGACAACTTCAAATTTCCGACTGCAGGAGCCTACAGAATCTACCTGATCTGTCAATGTTAAAAAACTTGAAAGATCTTCACCTTTTTAGAATTGGCAGTTCTTTGGCAAACCGGGTGAACAATTGA